CAGGGGTTAAGGAAGTTGTCATCCTTCATATTTCACCAAAATATATTGAAAATTCAGAGGAAGTTTACAGAGAGGTGGAATTATCAAGATTTCAAAGTTTTCAGTAAGATTGATTATATTTATTTTAGTGTTTCTTACTTCCTCAAGTCTTATCATAAGTAGTATCCTAATCTATAAAAATGCTCAACAAGCTACAGAGTATTCTTTGCAGATGCAAGCAATAGGAATAACAATAACCATTAACAGCATTCTACAAACTTCGGCTATAAACAAAATAAAAAGCACAGTTTTTTCAGAAATACTACTTGATGAAAGATGGGAAGGAGTTGCCTTTATAGCTCTTTACGACAAAGAGGGTAATGTGGCACTCCATTCAAATCCTGCATTGATAGGACAAAAATTTCAGAATTTAATCCCAATTTTTCAAAAGTCCACTCCTTACTATCACTATATAACCCTTGGCACAGGAGAAAAAGTTTTTGTGGCAGATACAAAAATAAATCTTCAAAGTTTACCTTATCTTTTAAGAGTAGCTCTACACACATATCCAGCTGAGGGTATTTTAAGAAACGCAAAAATTCATATACTTTTCATGATTTTTATTGCCATATTCATAATTATAGCAGGTTTTTTAGCCACAATACTCTTAAACAAAATGGAAAAGATGCAGATTAAAATAAGAGAACTTGAAAATCTTTCAATGCTTTCAAGAGTTTTAGCCCATGAAATAAGAAATCCTCTTGGAAGTATTAAGGGATTTGTTCAGTATCTTATAAAAAAAATCTCCGAGCCTTCTTTAAAACATCATCTTGAAATAATTTTGAAAGAAAGTCTAAGGCTTGAAAGACTAACTAACGATCTAATGCATTATGGAAATCCTCAAAGTATTAAAATTGAGAGGATAAATCTAAAAGAACTGATTTATGATATAGCTCTGCCATTTATAATGGAACATGAAGAAATATCTTTTGATATAGATTTAGATGAAATTCATATAGACACAGACAAAGATAAAATAGCTCAAATCTTAAACAATATCCTTGATAACGCTATCTCTGCCGTATCAGAGACAGAACCAAAGAAAATAATTATAAAAGCCAAAAGAGTTAATGATAAAATAAAAATTGAAATATCAGATACAGGAACTGGAATGGATGAAGAAACTTTGAAGAAAGCTGTAGAACCCTTTTTTACAACAAAGCCCAAGGGCACTGGATTGGGGCTTGCAATAGTAACTCGTCTATGTGAAATCTTAAAAATTGACTTTGAGATTACAAGCAAAAAAGGACAGGGGACAAAGGTATGTCTCACAATGCCAAAATCGTTATAGTGGAAGATGATTCTTCCTTTGCCTCATTTCTTAAAACAATTCTTGAAGAAGAAAGATATGATGTAAAGGTATTTTATGATCCTGAAACAGCTTTGAAAAATATTAAAAATCTATCACCAAATCTAATAATCACTGATCTAAAAATGCCAAAGATGAACGGAATTGAATTTATTGAAAAAGCAAGTGATATTGTAGATACAAAATTTATTGTAATAACAGCTTTTGGAACAATCCCCTCTGCAGTTGAAGCAATAAAGAGAGGCGCCGTTGATTACATTACAAAACCTCTTTCATCTCCTGAGGAATTTTTGAAAAAGATAGAGAAAATCTTAAAAACAACATCTCACACTGAAGAGCTTGAAATACCTCCCTATGAAATTCTTTTTGCAGGAATTGAAAATGTCTATTATATGATTAAAGAAGTAGCCAAAACTGACACAACAGTAATTCTTTACGGTGAAACAGGAACAGGTAAATCAGCAATTGCCAAGGCAATTCATATTATCAGTGGCAAAAAAGGGGCTTTTGTTGAGATAAACTGTGCTTCAATTCCTGAAACATTGATAGAAAGTGAACTTTTTGGTTATGAAAAAGGGGCTTTTTCAGGAGCAATAAAGCAAAAATATGGAAAAATCGAACTTGCCCAGAATGGAACTCTATTCCTTGATGAAATCGGAGAGTTAACTCCATCAATTCAGGCAAAATTTTTAAAAGTTCTGCAGGACAAGAGCTTTGAAAGAGTTGGTGGACTTGAGACCATCAAAACAAATGCAAGATTTATAACTGCCACAAATAGAGACCTCAAGCAAATGGTAAAAGATGGCAAATTCAGAGAAGATCTGTACTTCAGGCTCAATGTTTTTCCAATAACGATTCCTCCTTTAAGAGAGAGAAAACAACAGATAAATAAAATTTCCGAATACTTAATAGAAAAAATTTCTAAAAAGCTTGGAAAAGAACCAAAGAGATTAAGCAAACAATCGTTAGAACTTTTAAAGAATTATTCTTTTCCTGGTAATATAAGAGAACTTCAAAATCTTCTTGAAAGAGCAATAATACTCTCAAAAACAGAGGAGATTGAGATAAAAATTGAAAAACAAGAGGAAATTGAAGAAAATAATCTTAAAAGTCTTGAAAAAAAGGCAATTATTGAAGCATTGAAAAAAACTAATGGTAATAAGAAAATGGCTTCTATGATTCTTGGTATTTCTTTGAGAACTCTTTACAATAAAATTAAAGAATTTGGTTTGGAGTAGTTTTCTTCCTGCTAAATTCTTCTATTATAACATTGAATGATTCTTTTCTAAGTTCAGAGAAAATCTTTCTTCTTATAGATTCTGGTAAAGCTTCAGGAGCAAATACTCCTTGCCGAATAGACTGAATTTTTTTTATGAATTTTGCCATAACTCCAGCTACAAATGCAGTTGGATAAGAAACATGAGTAGAGCCAGGAGCAATCTTTGTAAGTTCCCTGATAGAAGGAAAAATTAAGTAACCTCTTAAGGTTTTTCTTTCTCCCTTTATTTTTCCTGAGCATTCCACAACAAGACCAAAAGTTGCCTCTTCAAGCACTCCTTCCTTTATCTTTTGAATAATATCCTTAATTGAAGCAACTCTTCTTGTAATTTTTAAAAGAATCTCATAGGGAGATACTGTAACACCATTAATCTTTAGAGGATTGTCACTCAGAAGTCCCATGTTATAAAGTGCCATGAGAAACTCTATATCAGAACCTGCTGCTTTAAGATTTACATTTTTTACTTTAAGAAATCTGGGTATGGTAGAAATCTCATCTCCATAAACAAGATAAGCTTTTCTTCTACCTATAGGTTCTGGATAGTTATAATACTCAGGTTCATTAAAGGGTTCGCGAAAATTAAACTTTCCTTTTTCATAAATAAGTGGAGATGACAAAATATCACTGAATAAAACTTTTGGAGACCATGACCATATTGTTCCAGGAGGTTTTTGGTCTTCAAAAATTCTAAATTTAATAGTCTCTACAGTGTCAAATTTTGAAGCAAGTTCACCAGCAATCAGATTTGTCAAACCAGGACTTATTCCTGTATTTATTAAACCTACAATTCCTTTTTGTTTAAAATCCTCAGAGTATTCAAGCTGTTCAGGATTTATAAGGTCTTCAAGATTAGATGCAAGATCCTGATAGTTAACACAATATTTCAATGCTATTTCTATTATTTTTCTATTAATTGTAGGTGTTGCTGAGTTTATTACCAGATCAGTATCTTTGATCAATTTTTCTAACGAAGAGCTGTCATTCACAGATATTCGGTGAAAAGTTAATCTTTTAGTGTCTCCAAATTGTTTAAGTTTTTTGAGATTTCTAATACTTTTATCAGCACACTTTATAGCGAAATCTGTCTTTTCAAGTAGATACTTACAAAGAAAAAATCCAACTGCTCCAACTCCAATTACAGCAATCTTCATAGACTTCAGCTACTCCTCTTTCCATCCATACTTTCCTATCAGTGGAACAAATGCTACAGGGATTAAGTAATGTCTCTCAAGTTCATTGTCCCTTTTTATTGCTTTGAGCATATACTGAGAATATCTTTCACCAACAGGGGCAACAATGATTCCTTCTTCTTTAAGTTGTTTAATAAGTGGCTCCGGTATATCAGGAGTTGCTGCAGTTATAATTATTCTATCAAATGGTGCTTCCTCTGGTATTCCCTCTGTACCATCTTTTATATAAACTTTAACATTTTGAATTCCAAGATTTTCAAATCTTTTTTTTGCAGCAGTTGCGAGTGGCTCAATTCTCTCAATTGTGTGAACTTCTTTTGCCAGTTCAGAAAGAATTGCAGCCTGATATCCAGAACCTGTGCCTATCTCAAGCACTTTCTCATCTCCTTTCAGTTCAAGTAACTCGGTCATCAAAGCAACAATATAGGGCTGAGAAATAGTCTGCCCATAACCAATTGGAAGAGCTCTATCATCATAGGCACTGTCAATAATATCCTCAGGCACAAAAAGATGTCTTGGAACTTTTTTCATTACCTCAATAACTCTTTTATCTCTAATACCCCTTTCAATAATCTGAGTTTCAACCATCCATTCTCTTAAGTGTTTGTATCTATCCATGAGAAATTAACCGAGTCTGAAAAGCTTTTTAATCAATTCAGCTACTACTGGATTCATAAGGGTGAGAGCTATTATATTCAGAATAATCAGAAATTTCAAAGTTAAGTCTATCTTGCCAAGCTTTCCAAGCAACTCTGCCTTGTCCTTTTCTATCTTGCCAAGCAGTTCTGTCTTGTCCTTTTCTATCTTGCCAAGCAGTTCTGCTTTGTGCTTCTCTATCTTGCCAAGGAGTTCTGTCTTGTCCTTCTCTATCTTTCCAAGCAGTTCTGCCTTGTCCTTCTCTGTCTTCTCATACAATAACTCTATCTTGTTGAGTAACTCTGCCTTGTCCTTCTCTATTTTGCCAAGCAGTTCTGCTTTGTCTCTCTCTGTCTTGCCAAGCAGTTCGGCCTTGTCTTTCTCTGTCTTCTCATACAATGACTCTATCTTGCCAAGTAATTCTTTTCTCAATATTTCTAAATCTCTTTTAGTTGCGATTTCTCTTAACAAATCTTCTTTTAACTCTGATTTTGTTTCATACCACTTTTGATAGATTTCATCTTCTGTGACTTTTTCAAAGGATTTCAATAGAATTTTAGCATCTTCACGACCAAAGTTTTTTTCAAATATTTCAAATACTTCTATGGGTAATGTGACAGGCATAAACTTTACCTCCTTTGTTCATTATAACATTTAACTGCGTTTCAAGATCTCTCTGGCAACAAGAATGCCGGATACTGAAGCTTGAATCAATCCCCTGCTTACTCCTGCCCCATCTCCTGCAGCGAACAAATTCTCTATCTCTGTTTCTAACTGTTTGGTAAGTTTAAGTCTCATACTGTAAAATTTGATTTCAACTCCATAAAGAAGTGTATGATTAGAATTTATACCAGGCATAACTTTATCAAGAACTTCAAGCATCTCAAGAATATTTACAAGATAGCGATAAGGCAAAACAAAACTGAGATCTCCTGCAGTAAAATCCTTGAGTGTTGGTTGCACAGGATTTTTGAGGATTCTCTCTTGGGTTGATCTTCTTCCTTTTTTGAGATCTCCAAGTCTTTGAATTAAAACTCCCTGCCCAAGATAATTTGCCAGTCTTGCAATACTTTGCCCATAAAGAATTGGTTCACGAAAGGGCTCTGTAAAGTATGTGCTTGAAAGAATTGCAAAATTTGTATTATCTGTTTTTTTATCTGCATAACTATGCCCATTTACAGTCCATATCCCATTTATATTTTCTCTTACCACAACACCATAGGGATTTACACAGAATGTTCTGACTGTGTCATCAAAAGTTTTTGAATAATAAATAAACTTTGGCTCATAGCAGACTCTTGTAAGTTCCTCACAGACTGAAGCAGGAACCTCAACCCTCACACCCACATCAACAGGATTGAGCTCTGTACTTAATTTTAGCCTTTTTGCTTCTTCACTTAACCAACTACTTCCTGCTCTTCCCGGAGCAAGAACAATATATTTTGCATGGAATTTTCTTTTATCTTTAAGTTCGATACCCGAAACTTTACCTTTGGTTAAAATAATTCTTGATGCTTCAGAATCAAAAATTATGTCAACTTTTTTTGAGAGTTCCTCTTTTATTGCTTTAAGCACATATGCACATTTTTCAGTTCCAATGTGCCTTATTTTTGATGGAATAAAAAGAAGCCCCTCTCTAGCTGCCTGATTTTTAATTCTCTCAGCCACATCAGGTTGAGGTTCATAAACTAATGATGGAGCTCCATATTTAAGATAAATTTTATCCACATAATCGATAAGTTCATCAAGAGTTTGCCTATCCAGGTATTTATCTAAAAATCCACCAATTTGAGGAGATAAATTCAGTTTTCCATCGCTAAAAGCACCTGCACCACCCCACCCACTTAAAATATCGCATATTGAACAGTGAGCACACTTTCCTGTCTGTTCCATTGGACAGTTTCTTTTTTCAATATCTTTACCTTTTTCAACAATTAAAACCTTTAGCGGTGAGTTATTTGTTATCTCTAAGGCTGCAAAAATACCTGCAGGTCCTGCACCAACAATAATGACATCATATTTATTCTTCAATGCCATGTCTTCTTAAATAATCTAATGCCTGATAATTTGTTAAATCAATATGAAGTGGTGTAACTGATACATATCCTTCAATTATTGCCTGAATGTCTGTCCCTTCCATTTTTTGCCATGATACAACTCCGCCTCCAATCCAGTATTGCTTTTCTCCCCAGGGTGAAAAGATCTCGTGAATTGAGTTTTCGTAAGAGCGTTTACCCTGTTTTGTTATCTTTATTCCATTTATATCCTGTAAAGATTTATTGGGTATGTTTACATTTAAAAGGGTGTCATCGGGAAGACCTTTCTCAAGAATAAATTTTGCAATTTTTAACGCATAATGACATGCTGTCTCATACCTGAAAGGTCTTTCTCCAACAAGAGATACTGCAAATGATGGCACTCCAAGAATTGTACCTTCAATAGCAGCTGACACAGTTCCTGAATATGTTATATCTTCTCCGAGGTTTGCTCCCTTGTTTATACCTGAAACTATTAAATCAGGTTGCCGTGGTAAAATTTTTTTAACTCCAACAACAACACAATCAGTAGGAGTTCCGTTTACACTGTAACAGTTTTCTTTTATCATATCCACCCTAAGAGGCCTGTGCATCGTGAGAGCATGGCTTACTGCAGAGCGGTCTCTGTCCGGTGCTACAATATAGACTTCACCAAGCTCTTTTAATGCTTCTGCCAGAGTTTGAATTCCTTTTGAGAAAAAGCCATCATCATTTGTTACAAGAATAAGCGCCATTATTTATTCCTCGAAGTAATGTAGTCTGCCAGCTTGAAAAGGAGTTTTCTCTCATCTGTGTCAGGGAATATGTAGAGAGCTTTTTTTGCCTTTTCTATGAACTGCCTTACTATTTCCATGGATGATTCAATACAGCCGTATTGTTTAAGATATTCTAAAATCTTTGAAAGCCTTTCTTCTGAAAAGTTGTCAGATTTAATTATGCTTATAATTTCCTCTTTTTCATGGGCTTTTCTAATTAATTCAATTAGTGGAAGAGTAATCTTACCTTC
Above is a genomic segment from Thermodesulfovibrio aggregans containing:
- a CDS encoding ATP-binding protein; translated protein: MQAIGITITINSILQTSAINKIKSTVFSEILLDERWEGVAFIALYDKEGNVALHSNPALIGQKFQNLIPIFQKSTPYYHYITLGTGEKVFVADTKINLQSLPYLLRVALHTYPAEGILRNAKIHILFMIFIAIFIIIAGFLATILLNKMEKMQIKIRELENLSMLSRVLAHEIRNPLGSIKGFVQYLIKKISEPSLKHHLEIILKESLRLERLTNDLMHYGNPQSIKIERINLKELIYDIALPFIMEHEEISFDIDLDEIHIDTDKDKIAQILNNILDNAISAVSETEPKKIIIKAKRVNDKIKIEISDTGTGMDEETLKKAVEPFFTTKPKGTGLGLAIVTRLCEILKIDFEITSKKGQGTKVCLTMPKSL
- a CDS encoding sigma-54-dependent transcriptional regulator; translated protein: MSHNAKIVIVEDDSSFASFLKTILEEERYDVKVFYDPETALKNIKNLSPNLIITDLKMPKMNGIEFIEKASDIVDTKFIVITAFGTIPSAVEAIKRGAVDYITKPLSSPEEFLKKIEKILKTTSHTEELEIPPYEILFAGIENVYYMIKEVAKTDTTVILYGETGTGKSAIAKAIHIISGKKGAFVEINCASIPETLIESELFGYEKGAFSGAIKQKYGKIELAQNGTLFLDEIGELTPSIQAKFLKVLQDKSFERVGGLETIKTNARFITATNRDLKQMVKDGKFREDLYFRLNVFPITIPPLRERKQQINKISEYLIEKISKKLGKEPKRLSKQSLELLKNYSFPGNIRELQNLLERAIILSKTEEIEIKIEKQEEIEENNLKSLEKKAIIEALKKTNGNKKMASMILGISLRTLYNKIKEFGLE
- a CDS encoding saccharopine dehydrogenase family protein; translated protein: MKIAVIGVGAVGFFLCKYLLEKTDFAIKCADKSIRNLKKLKQFGDTKRLTFHRISVNDSSSLEKLIKDTDLVINSATPTINRKIIEIALKYCVNYQDLASNLEDLINPEQLEYSEDFKQKGIVGLINTGISPGLTNLIAGELASKFDTVETIKFRIFEDQKPPGTIWSWSPKVLFSDILSSPLIYEKGKFNFREPFNEPEYYNYPEPIGRRKAYLVYGDEISTIPRFLKVKNVNLKAAGSDIEFLMALYNMGLLSDNPLKINGVTVSPYEILLKITRRVASIKDIIQKIKEGVLEEATFGLVVECSGKIKGERKTLRGYLIFPSIRELTKIAPGSTHVSYPTAFVAGVMAKFIKKIQSIRQGVFAPEALPESIRRKIFSELRKESFNVIIEEFSRKKTTPNQIL
- a CDS encoding protein-L-isoaspartate(D-aspartate) O-methyltransferase codes for the protein MDRYKHLREWMVETQIIERGIRDKRVIEVMKKVPRHLFVPEDIIDSAYDDRALPIGYGQTISQPYIVALMTELLELKGDEKVLEIGTGSGYQAAILSELAKEVHTIERIEPLATAAKKRFENLGIQNVKVYIKDGTEGIPEEAPFDRIIITAATPDIPEPLIKQLKEEGIIVAPVGERYSQYMLKAIKRDNELERHYLIPVAFVPLIGKYGWKEE
- a CDS encoding NAD(P)/FAD-dependent oxidoreductase is translated as MALKNKYDVIIVGAGPAGIFAALEITNNSPLKVLIVEKGKDIEKRNCPMEQTGKCAHCSICDILSGWGGAGAFSDGKLNLSPQIGGFLDKYLDRQTLDELIDYVDKIYLKYGAPSLVYEPQPDVAERIKNQAAREGLLFIPSKIRHIGTEKCAYVLKAIKEELSKKVDIIFDSEASRIILTKGKVSGIELKDKRKFHAKYIVLAPGRAGSSWLSEEAKRLKLSTELNPVDVGVRVEVPASVCEELTRVCYEPKFIYYSKTFDDTVRTFCVNPYGVVVRENINGIWTVNGHSYADKKTDNTNFAILSSTYFTEPFREPILYGQSIARLANYLGQGVLIQRLGDLKKGRRSTQERILKNPVQPTLKDFTAGDLSFVLPYRYLVNILEMLEVLDKVMPGINSNHTLLYGVEIKFYSMRLKLTKQLETEIENLFAAGDGAGVSRGLIQASVSGILVAREILKRS
- the surE gene encoding 5'/3'-nucleotidase SurE, coding for MALILVTNDDGFFSKGIQTLAEALKELGEVYIVAPDRDRSAVSHALTMHRPLRVDMIKENCYSVNGTPTDCVVVGVKKILPRQPDLIVSGINKGANLGEDITYSGTVSAAIEGTILGVPSFAVSLVGERPFRYETACHYALKIAKFILEKGLPDDTLLNVNIPNKSLQDINGIKITKQGKRSYENSIHEIFSPWGEKQYWIGGGVVSWQKMEGTDIQAIIEGYVSVTPLHIDLTNYQALDYLRRHGIEE